The following proteins are co-located in the Candida dubliniensis CD36 chromosome 3, complete sequence genome:
- the MAA gene encoding galactoside O-acetyltransferase, putative yields MPTFKDKEDFIKQTNVKAEKNQELIKFARDNLNHLPFTEKDGGAWENYERMISGMLYNCLQKELETTRMSCRDYMLDYGSFRTRDYKTTQEFLDAKYKHLESFIGHVGKSAFMEYPIYFDYGFNTYLGDNFYSNYNLTILDVSIVRIGNNVKCGPNVSILTPTHPVDPTLRYDQLENALPVIVGDGVWLCGSCTILGGVTVGDGSIVAAGAVVNRDVPPNTVVAGVPARAVKQLEPRDPNFDTMAVLKEYGMGYID; encoded by the coding sequence ATGCCCACTTTCAAAGACAAAGAAGATTTCATTAAGCAAACGAATGTCAAGGCAGAAAAGAACCAAGAATTAATCAAGTTTGCCCGTGACAACCTTAACCATTTACCATTCACTGAAAAAGACGGAGGTGCTTGGGAAAACTATGAACGAATGATCAGTGGTATGCTCTATAACTGCTTGCAGAAAGAATTAGAGACAACACGTATGTCTTGCAGAGATTATATGTTGGATTATGGCAGTTTCAGAACTAGAGATTATAAAACAACCCAAGAATTTCTTGATGCAAAATACAAACATTTAGAAAGCTTTATTGGGCATGTTGGCAAAAGTGCATTTATGGAATATCCAATCTATTTCGATTATGGGTTTAACACTTATTTGGGCGACAATTTCTATTCCAATTACAATTTGACAATTTTGGACGTTTCCATAGTGAGAATTGGCAATAATGTCAAGTGTGGTCCAAACGTATCTATCCTTACCCCAACACACCCAGTTGATCCCACTTTACGCTATGATCAATTGGAAAACGCTTTGCCTGTGATAGTAGGTGACGGGGTCTGGTTGTGTGGAAGCTGTACCATTCTTGGTGGGGTAACAGTTGGTGATGGCAGTATCGTGGCTGCTGGTGCTGTTGTCAACAGGGACGTTCCACCAAACACTGTTGTTGCAGGAGTTCCTGCAAGAGCAGTGAAACAATTGGAACCTAGAGACCCTAACTTTGACACAATGGCAGTGTTGAAAGAATATGGTATGGGTTATATAGATTAG